A single window of Scylla paramamosain isolate STU-SP2022 chromosome 41, ASM3559412v1, whole genome shotgun sequence DNA harbors:
- the LOC135092975 gene encoding uncharacterized protein LOC135092975 translates to MRGVVLLMVVVVAVASVEGKAEGGKGATGRSAGGGSQRFLGGILGSLFGGHGGLGGFPGYGGYGGYGGYGGGYGGGYGGGYGGGYGGGYGGYRPPYYGPGFGHGHGFGYGHGHGYGYGYNPYPYYAFPQGSKQQQQQQQQQRQQRQQQQQQLQHGGGGGGGGGGGGGGGGGGGGGEGGGGRKGGG, encoded by the exons ATGCGCGGTGTAGtattgctgatggtggtggtggtggcggtggccaGCGTGGAGGGCAaggctgaaggaggaaaaggggctACAGGGAGATCAGCAGGAGGGGGCTCTCAGCGCTTCCTTGGCGGTATCCTTGGCTCACTGTTTGGCGGCCATGGTGGTCTTGGTGGCTTCCCAGGCTATGGCGGCTATGGCGGCTATGGCGGCTATGGAGGGGGGTATGGAGGCGGGTATGGAGGTGGTTATGGAGGTGGTTATGGAGGTGGGTACGGTGGATACAGACCACCTTACTACGGCCCTGGATTCGGTCATGGCCACGGGTTCGGTTATGGCCATGGTCACGGATACGGATACGGTTACAATCCCTATCCTTATTATG CCTTTCCACAGGGgtcaaaacaacagcagcagcagcagcagcagcaacgacaacaacgacaacaacaacaacaacaactccagcAC ggaggaggaggaggaggaggaggaggaggaggaggaggtggtggaggaggaggaggaggaggagaaggaggaggaggaagaaaaggaggaggataa
- the LOC135093068 gene encoding vesicular glutamate transporter 1-like, which yields MPGLDALIALKDRAKEVRERFVVSRSSEIPHDSAVQYEEFELGAAKVGAAGQQWAEGALDEEMEREKPPLRKIDQYMPPDCPCCNMTKRFTMAILASIGFLISFGIRCNMGVAVVQMTANRTDNGEREIDWSDDIVGVVDSSFFWGYLVTQVPGGLIASRFPAHRVFGTAITTSSLLNMLFPGASRLHPAAAMAVRILQGLVEGVTYPACHGIWRNWSPPLERSRLATMAFCGSYAGAVLGMPLSAWLTEGIGWPAPFYFYGVAGVTWGFFWYWLAFEKPSKHPTISAREQVYIEESLGKQPTSQPTFASTPWRAFATSMPVWAIVVANVARSWTFYLLIISQPTYFSEVFHYKVAKSGTLSALPHLVMTIVVPFGGQLADYFRKNNILSTTNVRKIFNCGGFGLEALFLLVVAFTRETTVAISALTLAVGFSGFAISGFNVNHLDIAPRYASILMGISNGFGTLSGMICPIVVEEFTKQGTAAEWQVVFLIASIIHFLGITFYGIFASGELQPWAEPPPEEAAPGDAAPKETTPAVGGVGGVGGVVGGVTGVGGRRASLMASWRPMAP from the exons CGCTGTACAATATGAGGAATTCGAGCTGGGGGCGGCCAAGGTGGGGGCGGCGGGTCAGCAGTGGGC gGAGGGAGCGCTCgacgaggaaatggagagagagaagccgcCGCTGAGGAAGATCGATCAGTATATGCCACCTGATTGTCCCTGCTGCAACATGACCAAGAGGTTTACCATGGCTATTCTGGCGAGCATag GTTTCCTCATCTCCTTCGGTATTCGGTGCAACATGGGCGTGGCTGTGGTGCAGATGACGGCAAACCGGACAGACAATGGG GAGCGTGAGATAGACTGGAGTGACGATATTGTTGGAGTTGTtgattcttccttcttctgggGGTACCTGGTGACGCAAGTACCTGGCGGCCTCATCGCATCTCGCTTCCCCGCCCACAG GGTCTTCGGAAcggccatcaccacctcctccctgctTAACATGCTCTTCCCAGGGGCGTCTCGGCTGCACCCCGCCGCTGCCATGGCCGTCAGGATCCTACAGGGCCTGGTGGAG GGCGTGACGTACCCCGCGTGTCACGGGATCTGGAGAAACTGGTCGCCGCCGCTGGAGCGCTCCCGCCTCGCCACCATGGCCTTCTGTGGGAGCTACGCAGGAGCGGTGCTGGGCATGCCGCTGTCTGCCTGGCTCACGGAGGGCATCGGCTGGCCTGCGCCCTTCTACTTCTATG GTGTGGCTGGGGTTACCTGGGGGTTCTTCTGGTACTGGCTCGCCTTTGAGAAACCCTCCAAGCACCCAACTATTAGTGCCAGGGAACAGGTGTACATCGAGGAGAGTCTGGGCAAGCAG CCCACCTCGCAGCCCACCTTCGCCTCCACCCCCTGGCGCGCCTTTGCCACATCCATGCCTGTGTGGGCCATCGTTGTGGCAAACGTAGCTCGCTCCTGGACCTTCTACCTACTAATCATCTCCCAGCCGACCTATTTCAGTGAAGTGTTTCATTACAAGGTGGCCaag aGCGGCACCCTGTCAGCGCTGCCCCACCTGGTGATGACGATCGTAGTGCCATTCGGGGGGCAGCTGGCAGACTATTTCCGCAAGAACAACATCCTCTCCACCACTAACGTTCGGAAGATCTTCAACTGCGGCGGCTTCGGGCTCGAGGCGCtgttcctgctggtggtggcctTCACGCGCGAGACCACCGTGGCCATCTCTGCCCTCACTTTGGCTGTGGGCTTCTCCGGGTTTGCTATATCAG GCTTCAACGTGAACCACCTGGACATCGCGCCGCGCTACGCCAGCATTCTCATGGGGATCAGCAACGGCTTTGGCACCCTCAGCGGCATGATCTGTCCAATTGTGGTGGAGGAGTTTACTAAGCAAGGG ACGGCGGCGGAGTGGCAGGTGGTGTTCCTGATCGCCTCCATCATTCACTTCCTGGGCATCACCTTCTACGGCATCTTCGCTTCGGGGGAGCTGCAGCCGTGGGCAGAGCCGCCACCCGAGGAGGCAGCCCCGGGGGACGCCGCGCCCAAG GAGACCACGCCAGCAGTTGGGGGCGTCGGCGGCGTTGGAGGCGTGGTGGGGGGCGTGACGGGCGTGGGGGGGCGCCGGGCCAGCCTAATGGCAAGCTGGCGACCTATGGCACCATGA